One region of Bacteroidota bacterium genomic DNA includes:
- a CDS encoding T9SS type A sorting domain-containing protein — MNFNRNLLVTAVMIAVTNLLSSQNYSISPADTIIGTVPYNDIYHFNIIQNNLTADALIFGYEKVDAIYPIGWTANLCDNGTCYDGFPDSGTMDTVFNGDVGLMSVGVNPANISGTSLFRYMIGEESTPEILDTLTWIISTDGVSSVANALSASIDFIFDAQQQNVIIKSNLNNEFEYFICDLSGRVLIFGKSFQPNVSIDVASFITGIYFVYILNNNSFSIGSQLLISN, encoded by the coding sequence ATGAATTTCAATAGGAATTTATTAGTAACTGCTGTAATGATTGCAGTTACTAATTTATTGTCGAGCCAAAATTATTCTATTTCACCTGCAGATACTATTATAGGCACAGTTCCTTATAATGATATTTATCATTTTAACATCATACAAAATAATTTAACAGCGGATGCTTTAATTTTTGGTTATGAAAAAGTAGATGCAATTTATCCGATAGGTTGGACAGCCAATTTATGCGACAACGGTACTTGTTATGACGGGTTTCCGGATAGCGGCACTATGGATACTGTATTTAATGGCGATGTTGGACTTATGTCAGTCGGTGTTAACCCGGCAAATATTTCGGGAACTTCATTGTTTAGGTATATGATAGGGGAAGAATCAACACCAGAAATATTGGATACTCTTACTTGGATAATAAGCACAGATGGAGTTTCTAGTGTTGCAAATGCACTTTCTGCGTCAATAGATTTTATTTTCGACGCACAACAACAAAATGTAATCATAAAATCAAATTTGAATAACGAATTTGAATATTTCATTTGCGATTTAAGTGGACGTGTATTAATATTCGGAAAATCCTTCCAACCGAATGTATCAATTGATGTTGCTTCATTTATAACGGGTATCTATTTCGTTTATATATTAAATAATAATTCTTTTTCAATAGGATCACAATTATTAATAAGTAATTAA
- a CDS encoding multicopper oxidase domain-containing protein, translated as MIVNKWDWVTINVTNSLTGTGNTTTMHWHGLHVPAMTDGGPHQIIEQGATWSPQFQILNNAMRFGITLTV; from the coding sequence ATTATTGTTAATAAATGGGATTGGGTTACAATAAATGTTACCAATAGTTTAACAGGTACCGGCAATACAACTACGATGCATTGGCATGGTTTGCATGTGCCGGCTATGACTGATGGAGGCCCACATCAGATTATAGAACAAGGCGCTACTTGGAGCCCTCAATTTCAAATTTTGAATAATGCAATGCGTTTTGGTATCACCCTCACGGTTTAG
- a CDS encoding TolC family protein, which translates to MFVENEDKSNTDDAGLLKIGITQEVEFPTVYIAKGKINEQNVVISKTELALTQKDLIRDVTIAYYQLYYILQLQTLAEKKDSIFGNYETAALARYESGETNYLESVAAQAKHQEIELELQQITKDVIIYQLGLMRLLNTTDSVLPDLEGAIKINEPAPNIYTTDHPFLNYYQQQMQLSELNKKLAVNNALPDFNIRYFNQNWYGIDDGFKGYSVGIGIPIAFWSYSANIKAAKTDFQIAEKNYEYNQLQFTSAYNSLLQQLDKNKTAIHYYEASGLMLGLKILDAAEETYKAGEAGYFEYMTAVEQYFQIQSGYLQVIHDYNETIINLNYFLNR; encoded by the coding sequence ATATTTGTCGAAAATGAAGACAAAAGCAATACAGATGATGCGGGGCTTTTAAAAATAGGAATTACACAGGAAGTTGAATTTCCGACAGTATATATAGCAAAGGGGAAGATCAATGAGCAAAATGTTGTTATAAGCAAGACTGAGCTTGCTCTCACGCAAAAGGATTTAATCCGGGATGTTACCATTGCCTATTATCAATTGTATTATATACTGCAATTACAAACACTTGCTGAAAAGAAAGACAGCATTTTTGGCAATTACGAAACAGCCGCACTTGCAAGATATGAAAGCGGGGAAACGAATTACCTTGAAAGTGTTGCTGCTCAGGCAAAACATCAGGAAATTGAATTAGAGTTACAACAGATAACAAAGGATGTTATAATTTATCAACTTGGACTAATGCGGTTGTTAAACACTACTGACTCAGTTTTGCCTGATTTAGAGGGTGCAATTAAAATAAACGAACCCGCACCTAATATCTATACAACTGATCACCCATTCCTCAATTATTATCAACAGCAAATGCAATTATCTGAATTAAACAAAAAATTAGCAGTAAACAATGCGTTGCCTGATTTTAATATTCGGTATTTTAATCAAAACTGGTATGGAATTGATGATGGATTTAAAGGATACAGCGTAGGTATCGGTATTCCAATTGCTTTTTGGAGTTATTCAGCAAATATTAAAGCAGCAAAAACGGATTTTCAAATTGCGGAAAAGAATTATGAATATAATCAATTACAATTCACTTCAGCTTATAATTCATTATTGCAGCAATTGGATAAAAATAAAACCGCCATTCACTATTATGAGGCGTCGGGTTTGATGCTCGGTTTAAAAATATTAGATGCCGCTGAAGAAACATACAAGGCTGGTGAAGCGGGTTATTTTGAATACATGACAGCAGTTGAACAATATTTCCAAATTCAGTCAGGTTATCTGCAAGTGATTCACGACTATAATGAAACAATTATTAATCTAAATTATTTTCTAAACAGATAA
- a CDS encoding efflux RND transporter periplasmic adaptor subunit: MKKLYNILIITIPLLLLYSCGGNTEAEVGEETSSGEITTQNVNTVSISSQQYKAIDLQIGNIEQRAMSGTLHANGFLKVPPESKADITALMPGTIRDIFIKEGDMVSKGQTLVTIVNPEFIKMQEEYLNAQNDLQLATSEYNRQKGLSEKNISSQKTFQEAESSYKMLQTKINSLKSQLSLIGIDITNLTSDKITSVIVVKSPVNGSISEIDVNIGSYVEPSDIIMDVIDNSHLHLDLFIFEQDLPKINKNQKVTFTLINMPDKTYEAKIFSIGSAFENETKTISAHAEITGNKSGLIEGMNVSANIEIENTSTSALPSGAIINNAGNDYIFIQTGEQDAAYQFEKFR; encoded by the coding sequence ATGAAAAAGCTATATAATATTTTAATCATCACTATTCCTTTATTGTTGCTTTACTCCTGCGGGGGTAATACTGAAGCTGAAGTTGGGGAAGAAACATCTTCTGGGGAGATTACAACTCAGAATGTAAACACTGTTTCTATTTCATCCCAACAGTATAAAGCAATTGATCTGCAAATAGGCAACATTGAACAGCGGGCAATGTCAGGAACATTGCATGCTAATGGGTTTTTAAAAGTTCCGCCTGAGAGCAAAGCGGATATAACAGCCTTGATGCCGGGAACAATAAGGGACATATTTATTAAAGAAGGTGATATGGTTTCGAAAGGGCAAACTCTGGTAACAATTGTAAATCCAGAATTTATTAAAATGCAGGAAGAATATTTAAACGCCCAAAATGATTTACAATTGGCAACTTCGGAATATAACAGGCAGAAAGGATTAAGCGAAAAAAATATCTCCTCCCAAAAAACCTTTCAGGAAGCAGAGTCCAGTTACAAAATGTTGCAAACGAAAATCAATTCACTAAAAAGTCAACTGTCACTAATCGGAATTGATATAACGAATTTAACTTCTGACAAGATCACCTCTGTTATTGTAGTAAAAAGTCCTGTAAATGGCTCCATAAGTGAAATTGATGTCAATATTGGTTCATATGTAGAGCCTTCAGATATTATCATGGATGTAATTGATAATAGTCATTTGCATTTGGACTTATTTATTTTTGAACAGGATCTTCCGAAAATAAATAAAAATCAGAAAGTTACATTTACGTTAATTAATATGCCTGATAAAACGTATGAGGCAAAAATATTCAGCATAGGCAGTGCCTTCGAAAATGAAACGAAAACAATTTCGGCACATGCTGAAATTACGGGAAATAAATCCGGGCTTATTGAGGGCATGAATGTATCAGCGAATATTGAAATTGAAAATACCTCCACATCAGCGTTGCCTTCAGGCGCAATTATTAATAATGCAGGCAATGACTACATATTTATCCAGACAGGCGAGCAAGACGCAGCTTATCAGTTTGAAAAGTTCAGGTAA
- a CDS encoding multicopper oxidase domain-containing protein has product MRVYNFGFTNDKEFNLIGTDGGLLSNSLPLNRLMLAPGERGEILLDLQGMEGQTIYLMSNSSEMVNGIYGAATVTGMMGGVITDYNLNPLNGADFQILQINVGAQTIDPVLEIPEVLVENMPLTSYDKTRTFNLQPDEMMDPEGQVMGPFNINGDHFDMEVINETVYINDTEKWRIQNNTGIAHPFHIHDIQFTVDNINGGPVPLQLQGLKDVVMVMPMSYVEVIAEFKDFADNDVPYMYHCHMLHHEDDGMMGSFRVIDTNATNIESDNGINFLIYPNPAANNLFIQLDNNTTWVEIKIVNILGEVLYNHQEKATDHILIDIQDYHRDIHFKIRN; this is encoded by the coding sequence ATGAGAGTATATAATTTTGGATTTACTAACGATAAAGAATTTAATTTAATCGGTACAGATGGTGGATTATTGAGTAATTCGTTGCCATTAAATAGATTAATGTTAGCACCCGGAGAGCGCGGAGAAATTTTATTGGATTTGCAGGGTATGGAAGGGCAAACAATTTATTTAATGAGCAACAGTTCAGAAATGGTGAATGGAATTTATGGTGCTGCAACAGTAACCGGAATGATGGGGGGTGTAATTACTGATTATAATTTAAATCCTTTAAATGGAGCTGATTTTCAAATATTACAAATAAATGTAGGCGCTCAAACAATTGACCCCGTTTTAGAAATTCCCGAAGTGTTAGTTGAAAATATGCCTTTAACTAGCTACGATAAAACCAGAACTTTTAATTTACAGCCCGATGAAATGATGGACCCTGAAGGTCAAGTAATGGGACCATTTAATATTAACGGCGACCACTTTGATATGGAGGTAATAAACGAAACTGTTTATATTAATGACACAGAAAAATGGAGGATTCAAAATAATACTGGTATTGCACATCCATTTCATATCCATGATATTCAATTTACGGTTGATAATATAAATGGTGGACCGGTACCTTTACAATTACAAGGACTAAAAGATGTAGTAATGGTTATGCCAATGAGTTATGTTGAAGTAATTGCAGAGTTTAAAGATTTTGCAGACAATGATGTGCCATATATGTATCATTGCCACATGTTGCATCATGAAGATGATGGTATGATGGGGAGTTTTAGAGTGATCGACACAAATGCCACAAATATTGAAAGCGACAATGGAATCAATTTTTTAATTTATCCCAATCCGGCAGCCAACAATTTATTTATTCAATTGGATAATAATACAACTTGGGTTGAAATTAAAATAGTCAATATATTAGGTGAAGTTCTTTATAACCACCAGGAAAAAGCAACTGATCACATTTTAATTGATATTCAGGATTACCACCGAGACATACACTTTAAAATTAGAAACTAA
- a CDS encoding protein rep: MKDSKVLQNRAKQKTIAQKVILALIDDAKKKGKDMWVKSLWNAYRCQGVVVTANDKLFGRYCKYRICPICSSIRKAEKINDYLPVLKTWTDAHFVTLTLRSVPAYRLKPVIDSMVEEWTQIIDTYKKRERRNKGKKLMGIKSLECNFNPTRSTYNPHYHIIVPTQEMAEILVKEWLTRSNPGWTHRKGQHERKVLNTERDMIETVKYGTKILTEPDPRKKKFDKGKRKVYISALNNILMAFDGHHLFGRFGFNLPTKKIRPESKTTCVTDHKNWEFDPAVSDWVDKNSGDRLTGYLPTKELLDILTEGIDTDLE; the protein is encoded by the coding sequence TTGAAGGACAGTAAGGTTCTGCAGAACAGAGCAAAGCAAAAAACAATTGCTCAGAAAGTTATTTTAGCATTGATTGATGATGCGAAGAAAAAAGGCAAGGATATGTGGGTAAAAAGTTTGTGGAATGCATACCGGTGTCAGGGAGTGGTTGTAACTGCAAATGATAAACTATTCGGTAGATATTGCAAGTATCGAATTTGTCCGATTTGTTCCTCAATCAGAAAAGCCGAAAAAATAAATGATTATTTGCCGGTGTTAAAAACCTGGACTGATGCACACTTTGTAACCTTAACGCTCAGATCAGTCCCAGCATATAGATTAAAACCTGTTATAGATAGTATGGTGGAAGAGTGGACACAAATTATTGATACTTATAAAAAACGAGAGCGACGTAATAAGGGAAAGAAATTGATGGGAATTAAATCTTTAGAATGCAATTTCAATCCTACGAGAAGTACTTATAATCCACATTATCATATAATTGTTCCTACTCAGGAAATGGCAGAAATTTTAGTCAAAGAATGGCTAACACGATCAAATCCGGGTTGGACACATCGAAAAGGTCAGCATGAAAGAAAGGTTCTTAACACGGAGCGGGATATGATCGAAACCGTAAAATACGGGACAAAAATTCTCACTGAACCTGACCCAAGAAAGAAAAAATTCGATAAGGGGAAACGCAAAGTTTATATATCTGCGCTTAATAATATCCTGATGGCTTTTGATGGCCACCATTTGTTTGGCAGGTTTGGCTTTAATCTGCCAACAAAAAAAATAAGACCGGAAAGCAAAACGACTTGTGTAACAGATCATAAAAATTGGGAATTTGATCCGGCGGTTTCCGATTGGGTTGACAAAAATTCCGGTGATCGGTTGACCGGCTATTTGCCAACTAAGGAATTATTGGATATTCTGACAGAAGGAATTGATACTGACCTTGAATAA